A window from Sinanaerobacter sp. ZZT-01 encodes these proteins:
- the ylxM gene encoding YlxM family DNA-binding protein, protein MFDKIIEVSMLYDFYGQLLSEKQRTYFELYHEDNYSLSEIGQEYNISRQGVYDVVKKAEKALYNFEKKLGLVQKFLDTQNALHQIDQVIEALIFENSKNTKLVCNLTQIRSTIGKLND, encoded by the coding sequence ATGTTTGATAAGATCATAGAAGTCAGCATGCTATATGATTTTTACGGGCAATTGCTTTCTGAAAAACAGAGAACCTATTTTGAGCTTTATCACGAAGACAATTATTCTTTATCAGAGATCGGGCAAGAATATAATATAAGCCGACAAGGCGTATATGATGTTGTTAAAAAAGCAGAAAAGGCACTTTATAATTTTGAAAAGAAGTTAGGACTGGTTCAAAAATTTCTTGATACACAAAATGCCTTACATCAAATTGACCAAGTAATTGAGGCATTAATTTTTGAAAATAGTAAAAATACAAAGTTAGTGTGCAATCTGACACAGATTCGCAGCACGATAGGTAAATTAAACGATTAA
- the ffh gene encoding signal recognition particle protein, translating into MAFEGLSEKLQGVFKKLKGKGVLSESDINEAMREVKLALLEADVNFKVVKDFVSKVKEKALGQDVLESLTPAQQVIKIVNDELIELLGGTNSKLTFSPRGFTVILMAGLQGTGKTTTCGKLASYLKKNGKKPMLAACDIYRPAAIDQLEIVGKTVDVPVFTMRECSDAVLIAEKAVKEAEYKGHDVLILDTAGRLHIDETLMDELVSIKKKTRPHEILLVVDAMTGQDAVNAAKAFNEALGIDGIVMTKLDGDTRGGAALSAKSVTGKPIKFMGMGEKLDALEPFHPERMASRILGMGDMMSLIEKAQESFDEKKAEELEKKMKKNEFTLEDFLEQFGQVRKMGGLAKIMDMMPGMGGKVNDSDIDQGEKELMYMEAIIQSMTKEERKNPSILNASRRKRIAAGAGVTVNRINNLIKKYQDTKKLMKQFAGPKFKRNRMFKGF; encoded by the coding sequence ATGGCATTTGAAGGTCTTTCGGAAAAATTACAAGGCGTATTTAAAAAGCTTAAGGGAAAAGGCGTTTTGTCGGAATCGGACATTAATGAAGCAATGCGGGAAGTAAAACTGGCTTTGCTTGAAGCTGATGTAAACTTTAAGGTCGTAAAAGATTTTGTTTCCAAAGTTAAGGAAAAAGCATTGGGACAGGATGTCTTGGAGAGTTTGACACCTGCACAGCAAGTGATTAAAATTGTTAACGATGAATTGATTGAATTGCTTGGCGGTACCAATAGCAAGCTGACATTTTCCCCACGTGGATTTACCGTTATTTTAATGGCAGGTTTGCAGGGTACTGGTAAAACGACGACCTGCGGTAAGCTTGCCAGTTATTTAAAGAAAAACGGAAAAAAACCGATGCTTGCAGCCTGTGATATTTACCGTCCTGCGGCGATTGATCAATTAGAAATAGTCGGAAAAACAGTAGATGTGCCGGTTTTTACAATGAGAGAGTGCAGCGATGCGGTGCTCATTGCAGAAAAAGCCGTGAAAGAAGCGGAATACAAAGGGCACGACGTTCTTATTTTGGACACAGCGGGGCGTTTGCACATTGATGAAACCTTGATGGATGAATTGGTTTCTATTAAGAAAAAAACAAGACCGCATGAAATTTTGCTGGTTGTGGATGCTATGACCGGACAAGATGCGGTAAATGCGGCAAAAGCCTTTAATGAAGCATTGGGAATTGACGGAATTGTCATGACAAAGCTGGATGGTGACACACGAGGTGGTGCGGCACTTTCTGCAAAGTCCGTTACTGGAAAACCGATCAAATTCATGGGTATGGGTGAAAAACTAGATGCTTTAGAACCTTTCCACCCGGAGCGTATGGCATCACGAATTCTTGGCATGGGCGATATGATGAGCCTGATTGAAAAAGCACAAGAAAGCTTTGACGAGAAAAAGGCTGAAGAATTAGAAAAGAAAATGAAGAAAAACGAATTTACCCTGGAGGATTTTTTAGAGCAGTTTGGGCAAGTTCGTAAAATGGGCGGTTTGGCTAAAATTATGGATATGATGCCCGGCATGGGCGGTAAAGTAAACGATTCGGATATTGATCAAGGCGAGAAGGAATTAATGTATATGGAGGCGATCATTCAATCCATGACAAAGGAAGAGAGAAAAAATCCTTCTATTCTGAATGCCAGCCGAAGAAAACGCATTGCTGCTGGAGCCGGTGTTACGGTAAATCGTATTAATAACTTGATTAAGAAATATCAGGACACCAAGAAACTGATGAAACAGTTTGCAGGACCTAAATTTAAGAGAAACCGTATGTTTAAAGGGTTTTAA